Proteins from one Amycolatopsis benzoatilytica AK 16/65 genomic window:
- a CDS encoding glutamate-cysteine ligase family protein, with translation MGTDLSAQPGRLDRGRYRRKVQRCLDTLARMLNDGSFSFPRKNIGLEVELNLVDGQLRPSMTNSAVLEAMNDPSFTSELSQHNLELNVPPRPLAGDSALELEQDLHGYLAKAETSAAATGSSLAMIGILPTLRAEHFDQKWLSHKTRYSSLNDEIFAARGERMALAMDGPALPGGAPERLRHYAESILPEAACTSVQLHLQVAPEEFATHWNAAQCLAGVQIALAANSPFLLGKALWHETRIPLFQQATDTRPEELKNQGVRPRVWFGERWITSIFDLFEENVRYFPGLLPETDLEDPVEAFESGQAPKLSELRMHNGTIWRWNRPVYDVVDGRPHLRVENRVLPAGPTVADIVANAAFFYGAQRALAEEDRPVWSQMSFQAVEENLYEGARKGFDAQLYWPGIGWIPPDELALRVLLPLAHEGLRRSDVSDEARVRYLGIIERRCLARRNGATWQRDYVLRAQERGADRETALNWMLRRYLELSSSGEPVHTWSLDT, from the coding sequence ATGGGTACGGATCTCTCGGCACAGCCCGGCCGGCTCGACCGCGGACGGTACCGCCGAAAGGTCCAACGCTGTCTCGACACCCTGGCGAGGATGCTCAACGACGGGAGTTTTTCCTTTCCCCGCAAGAATATCGGTCTCGAAGTCGAGCTGAATCTGGTGGACGGGCAACTGCGTCCGTCGATGACCAACTCCGCGGTGCTGGAAGCGATGAACGATCCGTCGTTCACGAGCGAACTGAGCCAGCACAACCTGGAGCTGAACGTCCCGCCGCGGCCGCTCGCCGGGGACTCCGCGCTGGAACTGGAACAGGACCTGCACGGCTATCTCGCGAAGGCGGAGACCTCCGCCGCGGCCACCGGTTCCTCGCTGGCCATGATCGGCATCCTGCCGACGCTGCGCGCGGAGCACTTCGATCAGAAGTGGCTTTCCCACAAGACACGGTATTCGTCGCTGAACGACGAGATTTTCGCCGCCCGCGGCGAGCGGATGGCGCTGGCGATGGACGGTCCGGCGCTGCCCGGCGGCGCACCGGAACGGCTGCGGCACTACGCGGAATCCATTTTGCCGGAAGCAGCTTGCACTTCAGTCCAACTTCACCTGCAAGTCGCTCCGGAGGAATTCGCGACGCACTGGAATGCCGCGCAGTGCCTGGCCGGCGTCCAGATCGCGCTCGCCGCGAACTCGCCGTTCCTGCTGGGCAAGGCGTTGTGGCACGAAACCCGGATCCCGTTGTTCCAGCAGGCCACCGACACCCGGCCGGAGGAGCTGAAGAACCAGGGCGTGCGGCCGCGGGTGTGGTTCGGCGAACGGTGGATCACGTCGATTTTCGACCTGTTCGAGGAAAACGTCCGCTACTTCCCCGGCCTGCTGCCGGAGACCGACCTCGAAGACCCGGTCGAAGCGTTCGAATCCGGGCAGGCGCCAAAGCTTTCCGAACTGCGGATGCACAACGGAACTATCTGGCGATGGAACCGTCCGGTGTACGACGTGGTCGACGGCCGGCCGCACCTGCGGGTGGAGAACCGGGTGCTGCCGGCCGGCCCGACAGTCGCCGACATCGTGGCCAACGCGGCATTCTTCTACGGCGCGCAACGTGCGCTGGCCGAGGAGGACCGCCCGGTCTGGTCGCAGATGTCCTTCCAGGCGGTGGAAGAAAACCTGTACGAAGGTGCCCGCAAGGGGTTCGACGCGCAGCTGTACTGGCCGGGCATCGGCTGGATCCCGCCGGACGAGCTGGCGTTGCGCGTGCTGTTGCCGCTGGCCCACGAGGGATTGCGCCGCTCCGACGTGTCCGACGAGGCCCGCGTGCGTTATCTCGGCATCATCGAACGCCGGTGCCTCGCCCGGCGCAACGGTGCGACGTGGCAGCGGGACTACGTGCTCCGCGCGCAGGAACGCGGTGCGGACCGCGAGACCGCGCTGAACTGGATGCTGCGCCGGTACCTGGAGCTGTCCTCGTCCGGCGAGCCGGTGCACACCTGGTCCCTCGACACCTGA
- a CDS encoding TrmH family RNA methyltransferase yields the protein MAELIFTEDRDHPGLDDFRDLSTADRRPDRPGGRGLVIAEGTVVVSRLLASRYPVRALLGVERRLRELEDELAGFAVPAYVTSAETMADVVGFHLNRGVLAVADRPTPPTVVEIVEGAQVLAVLEGVGDHENLGAIFRNAAALGVDGVLLGRGCSDPLYRRSVRVSMGHVLRVPFATFDSWPGGLDVLRARGFSVAALTPRADSVPLRGFRDRVPGPIALLLGAEGPGLTEEAIAAADVAVRIEMVPGVDSLNVATAAAIAFHEVAAGSSALE from the coding sequence GTGGCTGAACTGATCTTCACCGAGGACCGCGATCACCCCGGACTCGATGACTTCCGCGACCTGTCCACAGCGGACCGGCGCCCGGACCGTCCCGGCGGGCGCGGATTGGTGATCGCCGAGGGCACCGTGGTGGTCAGCAGGTTGCTCGCTTCGCGCTATCCGGTGCGAGCACTGCTCGGCGTGGAGCGGCGGTTGCGGGAGCTGGAAGACGAACTCGCCGGCTTCGCCGTTCCGGCGTACGTCACCTCGGCGGAGACGATGGCCGACGTCGTCGGCTTCCACCTCAACCGCGGAGTGCTCGCGGTCGCGGACCGGCCGACGCCGCCGACCGTCGTCGAAATCGTCGAAGGCGCACAGGTTCTGGCCGTGCTGGAGGGGGTCGGCGACCACGAGAACCTGGGCGCGATCTTCCGCAACGCGGCCGCGCTCGGCGTCGACGGCGTGCTGCTCGGGCGGGGCTGTTCGGATCCGCTGTACCGGCGCAGCGTGCGAGTTTCGATGGGGCACGTGCTGCGGGTGCCGTTCGCGACCTTCGACAGCTGGCCCGGCGGGCTGGATGTGCTGCGGGCAAGGGGATTTTCGGTGGCCGCGCTCACCCCGCGGGCGGATTCCGTGCCGTTGCGGGGATTCCGCGACAGAGTCCCCGGACCGATCGCGCTGCTGCTCGGCGCGGAAGGCCCGGGCCTGACCGAGGAGGCCATCGCCGCCGCCGACGTCGCCGTGCGCATCGAGATGGTGCCCGGCGTCGATTCGCTGAACGTCGCCACGGCCGCGGCGATCGCGTTCCATGAGGTCGCCGCGGGGTCTTCCGCACTAGAGTGA
- a CDS encoding DUF2537 domain-containing protein, with protein sequence MELRIRGEQAVLAGPGGEGAREVDPRRLAIGPDLALALHEWARVASAVTRSGPDAEGAAAVVSQRGRQLAARLAAVMGTQVRFVDPVTGVEVVVDPPPRPAQRPPRATSPEPTPWLTGLTVSAFTAALVVVAMLALATTIADETSSWLALIAALVVTGGVAPSLWLGRKVLIVRWAVYGAAVGLAASWVGVLATVF encoded by the coding sequence ATGGAGCTGCGGATCCGGGGCGAGCAGGCAGTGCTGGCCGGTCCGGGCGGAGAGGGCGCGAGGGAGGTCGACCCGCGCCGGCTCGCGATCGGTCCGGACCTCGCCCTGGCGCTCCACGAATGGGCGCGCGTCGCGTCCGCGGTGACCCGGTCCGGACCGGACGCGGAGGGCGCCGCCGCCGTGGTGTCGCAGCGCGGCCGTCAGCTGGCCGCCCGGCTCGCCGCGGTGATGGGCACCCAAGTCCGTTTCGTCGACCCGGTGACCGGCGTGGAGGTCGTCGTCGACCCGCCGCCGCGGCCCGCGCAGCGACCGCCGCGTGCGACCAGTCCAGAGCCGACGCCGTGGCTGACCGGGCTGACGGTTTCGGCTTTCACGGCGGCACTGGTGGTCGTCGCGATGCTCGCGCTGGCCACCACCATCGCCGACGAAACAAGCAGCTGGCTCGCGCTGATCGCGGCACTCGTGGTGACCGGTGGCGTGGCGCCGTCGTTGTGGCTCGGGCGGAAGGTGCTGATCGTCCGCTGGGCGGTGTACGGGGCAGCGGTCGGGTTGGCGGCGTCGTGGGTCGGCGTGCTGGCGACCGTGTTCTGA
- the sepH gene encoding septation protein SepH gives MRALRVVGLHEDGKSLVLEDPASRTRFLLPADERLRAAARGDIARLGQIEIELESQMRPREIQARIRAGESVEQVASSAGVSAQRVERFAYPVLLERSRTAELAQSAHPVREDGPDVQTLGEVIAYAFGVRGHDYNQAAWDAWRGDDGKWVVVLRWKAGRSDNRAHWSFSPGAHGGTVHALDENAEVLLNPNAYVAPRTVRALAPARESVVQPTLDAVEEPRAIEGPADGDDDTREIPRVPGSDGDSDDVEQPRTKAKKSHPIVPSWEDVLLGVRTQRG, from the coding sequence ATGCGGGCGTTGCGGGTGGTCGGGCTGCACGAGGACGGGAAGTCCCTGGTGCTGGAGGACCCGGCGAGCCGTACCCGCTTCCTGCTCCCGGCCGACGAAAGACTGCGCGCGGCGGCAAGGGGGGACATAGCCCGGCTAGGCCAGATCGAGATCGAGTTGGAGAGCCAGATGCGGCCACGCGAGATCCAGGCGCGAATCCGCGCGGGCGAGTCCGTCGAGCAGGTCGCGAGCAGTGCGGGCGTTTCGGCGCAGCGCGTCGAGCGGTTCGCCTACCCCGTGCTGCTCGAACGGTCCCGCACCGCGGAGCTCGCGCAGTCGGCGCACCCGGTCCGCGAGGACGGGCCTGACGTGCAGACGCTCGGCGAAGTCATCGCGTACGCGTTCGGCGTCCGCGGCCACGACTACAACCAGGCCGCCTGGGACGCGTGGCGCGGCGACGACGGCAAGTGGGTCGTGGTGCTGCGCTGGAAGGCCGGCCGCTCGGACAACCGGGCGCACTGGTCGTTCTCCCCCGGCGCGCACGGCGGCACGGTGCACGCGCTGGACGAGAACGCCGAAGTCCTGCTGAACCCGAACGCCTACGTCGCGCCGCGGACGGTGCGCGCGCTCGCGCCGGCCCGGGAATCGGTGGTGCAGCCGACGCTGGACGCGGTCGAGGAACCGCGCGCCATCGAAGGCCCGGCCGACGGCGACGACGACACCCGGGAAATTCCGCGCGTCCCGGGTTCGGACGGCGACAGCGACGACGTCGAACAGCCGCGCACGAAGGCGAAGAAGAGCCACCCCATCGTGCCGTCCTGGGAAGACGTGCTGCTCGGCGTCCGCACCCAGCGCGGCTGA
- the serC gene encoding phosphoserine transaminase, with amino-acid sequence MTDAELTIPADLKPADGRFGCGPSKVREEQLAALARSGSTYLGTSHRQKPVKSLVGRVRAGLSELFSLPEGYEVILGNGGTTAFWDAAAFGLVRERAQHFTYGEFSSKFATVTNKAPFLGESIVVKADPGSAPEIAYQEGADLVGWAHNETSTGVAVPVRRPAGSDGALVAIDATSGAGGLPVNAEDFDVYYFAPQKSFASDGGLWIALASPAAVERIGEIGASDRWVPEFLSLTTALDNSRKDQTYNTPAVATLFLLAEQIEWMNGEGGLAWTTARTKESSTRLYEWAEKTSYTTPFVANPDLRSQVVGTVDFADEVDAAAVAKTLRANGIVDTEPYRKLGRNQLRVGLFPAIDPDDVTKLTQSIEYVVERLG; translated from the coding sequence ATGACCGACGCTGAGTTGACCATCCCCGCAGACCTCAAGCCGGCCGACGGCCGCTTCGGCTGCGGACCCTCGAAGGTCCGCGAAGAGCAGCTCGCCGCCCTCGCCCGGTCCGGCTCCACCTATCTCGGCACCTCCCACCGGCAGAAGCCGGTGAAGTCGCTGGTCGGCCGGGTGCGCGCCGGTCTGTCCGAATTGTTCTCGCTGCCCGAGGGCTACGAGGTGATCCTCGGCAACGGCGGCACCACCGCGTTCTGGGACGCCGCCGCGTTCGGCCTGGTGCGCGAGCGCGCCCAGCACTTCACCTACGGCGAGTTCTCGTCGAAGTTCGCCACCGTCACCAACAAGGCCCCGTTCCTCGGCGAGTCGATCGTCGTGAAGGCCGACCCGGGCAGCGCGCCGGAGATCGCCTACCAGGAGGGCGCCGACCTGGTCGGCTGGGCGCACAACGAGACCTCGACCGGCGTCGCGGTGCCGGTGCGGCGCCCGGCGGGCAGCGACGGCGCGCTGGTCGCGATCGACGCGACCTCCGGGGCCGGCGGCCTGCCGGTGAACGCCGAGGACTTCGACGTCTACTACTTCGCGCCGCAGAAGTCGTTCGCCTCCGACGGCGGCCTCTGGATCGCGCTGGCGTCGCCGGCCGCGGTCGAGCGGATCGGCGAGATCGGAGCCAGCGACCGCTGGGTCCCCGAATTCCTGTCGCTCACCACCGCGCTGGACAACTCGCGCAAGGACCAGACCTACAACACTCCCGCCGTCGCGACGCTTTTCCTGCTCGCCGAGCAGATCGAGTGGATGAACGGCGAGGGCGGCCTGGCCTGGACCACCGCTCGCACCAAGGAATCCTCGACCCGGCTCTACGAATGGGCCGAGAAGACCTCCTACACGACGCCGTTCGTGGCGAACCCGGACCTGCGCTCGCAGGTCGTCGGCACCGTCGACTTCGCCGACGAGGTGGACGCCGCGGCGGTGGCGAAGACCCTTCGCGCCAATGGCATCGTCGACACCGAGCCGTACCGCAAGCTGGGCCGCAACCAGCTGCGCGTCGGCCTGTTCCCGGCGATCGACCCGGACGACGTCACGAAGCTGACCCAGAGCATCGAGTACGTGGTGGAACGCCTCGGCTGA